ATCCTGTTACCCCACAAACACTATGCACTTTGAATAGGGTAGATTTGTCGTCTATCCTATTTATAACCATCAATAAATTTACTTTTCAATAGTAAATACCGTTAAGCAGCAATGGCTTAATATCATGACTAAAAGAACCCTTGGTAAACATGACGCACACCCGTGAAATTACAACCGGCCAATAAGACATGTTGGCAGTAAGATACCGTCGACGCTATAGGCTCTGTCAGATTTTAACTATATTAGGGGTACTTTTCCTATTTGCGTTAGGGATTTTTAGCGTCGTCGACGGCGCATATGTCTTAGGCACCATATTAATCGTTAACGCTCTGGTCGGCCTGCTAAACCTTTATCTCTTAAAACGTACAGGTAATATTGAGCGCGCTGCTACGATCCTAAGTGGTATTCTTTTCTTCTTATCAATGAGCTTAATAATTACAGGTGGTAAGGATAATACTGGAGTACTGTGGGTTTACCCAATTGGGGCCATCAACCTTTTCATCAATCGTTTTTGGCCTGCGGTGTTTTGGTTTGGGGCTTTCAATATTGCCAGTGGACTGCTGCTGTTTACGCCCCTTTCAACTTTAATGATCGCTAGCTATTCATTCGTTGAGGCAGTTCGCTTCATTCTAACGATGCTGGCACTAAATTCTATCTGTCTAGCCGCCTTGCGATCTGAAGAACAAGCCTATCAAACGATTATGCAACTTCATGCTGATGATATCCGGCAGATGGCTTTTTACGATACGCTGACCGGCCTTCCCAATCGCTGGAGCTTCAAAACTAATCTAGAACGCCTGCTAGCCCGAGCAGGGAAAGATAAACAACGCATTGGCTTACTGTATATTGACCTAGACAACTTTAAGCAAGTTAATGACCAATACGGCCATGAAGCAGGCGACCGACTATTGCTTGAATTCAGTGAACGGCTTTGGGAAGAAATACGTCCCACCGACCAACTGTTGAAGCCAGAAGCAGAAAGTTTGGCAAGACTCGCTGGCGATGAGTTTGTTGTGCTACTTCCTAACATTAAAGAGCCGCTCGATGCCAGTGTTGTCGCAACACGCATACTGAATATCTTCGATGGTGGTTTCGAAGTCGATGACGTGACGCATATGATTTATGCCAGTATTGGCATTGCCGTGTATCCCGATGACGCTACCGAGCCCTCTATGTTACTTCATCATGCAGATGCGGCTATGTATGACGCCAAAGACAACGGCCGTAATTGCTTTAGGTTTTTCACTCAGAAAATTGCCGATACAATGCACCAACGACAACAGATTGAAAGAGGGTTACGACAGGCGTTAAGTGAAGAGCATTTCTCTTTGGTTTATATGCCTATATTCGACTGTAAAGACAACACCATCGCAGCCGTAGAAGTACTGCTTCGCTGTCAAAGCCCTGAACTAGAAGGGTTTGGCCCAGACCACTTTATACCGGTTGCGGAAGCTACCGGCTATATCAAAGAAATTGATTTATGGGTGCTGGACAATGCCTTGCAGGCGCTAGTTATCTTGCAACAAAAACATCACTTTAAGGGACAGATGTGTATAAATATCTCTGGAGTAGAGCTGCACAATGAAGCCTTTCCCGTACAGCTTAAGGACCTATTGGAACGCTATAAGATTACCCCTGATAGTGTAGAGCTTGAAATCACTGAAACCGCATTTGTGGCTGATGACGCAATTGGCTTAGCAACGCTAAAAGCACTAAATGAGCTAGGAGTATCTTTAGCATTGGATGACTTTGGAACAGGCTACACCGCTTTTAGTCAACTGATACATTACCCAGCTGACTGTCTTAAAATTGACCGCTCATTTGTTAATGATCTTTTTTCAGAACGAGAAGCACGCAGCAAGATGGTGATGGTTATTCAAAGCTTGGCTAAGCTATATGACCTTCGCGTCATTGCCGAAGGCGTTGAAACCGAAGCTCAGATGAATTATCTACGGGAAAACGGTTGTGATTGGGCGCAGGGATACTATTTATCTCGCCCGCTGCCTTGGGACAACTTAGTTAAATTATTGAGCGAATGATGAAATGGCAAGTGAAGCAGACGCTTCACTTACTCAAAAGAAAGGTGGAGTTGGCCGATAAGCCGGGTTCTGTCGTGGGCAACCATTCCTCTAGATCAGCAATTACTCACTGATTCAAGCAACCTACCCGATCCCCATGCGGGCCACACGTTAAGGGATCCTATTTGGTCTTGCTCCGGGTGGAGTTTACCTTGCCACAACCTGTTACCAGGTGTGCGGTGCGCTCTTACCGCACCCTTTCAGCCTTACCGGCCATTACTGGCTTAGGCGGTCTTCTCTCTGCTGCACTTGTCGTCGGCTCGCGCCGCCCAGACGTTATCTGGCACCCTGCCCTTTGGAGCCCGGACTTTCCTCCCCTTTCTTACGAAAGCGGCGATTGCCTGGCCAACTCCGCGGCGCATTCTACATGAAGATGCCTCATATAGCGACAACCACATGTGAGCTTTTAGGTATCACCATAAAAGCATGTTTCAACCGTGTTCTTATCAAGTAGTTTTGTTATGACAAAAACCTGATCTTCTGCTCGTAATACTGTGCTTCCTTTGGGGATAAGCGTACTTTCACCACGGGCGACTAACGCCACAACGGTATCTTCGGGTAACCCCAACTCTGAAATATATTTCCCGGTGGAAATTGACCTAGCGTGAAGTACTATTTCAATGAGCTCCCGTTTGTCTTTAGCCACTTTAACAATTTCTAGCGTGTTCGATTCGCCTCTGGGGTTTTCTAGCACCAACCTCAATTTGCGCGCGGCAAAGGGTAAACTTGCCCCTTGCAGTAAGGCTGAAATCATCACAATGAAGAACACCACGTTAAAAATAAGCTCGGCGCTGGGTAATTCAAAAATGAGTGGAAAAATTGCCAGAATAATAGGCACAGACCCACGAAGTCCTACCCAAGAAATAAGCACTGAAGCTTTAAATGAGAACCGACTGAGCAATAACAAAGGCATTGCCACGAGCGGCCGGGCCACAAAAATAAGTACTACCGCAATCAATAAGCCTTCTTTCCAAGTATGTAGAAGCTCAGAAGGGGTAACCAACAAGCCCAAAATAACGAACATCGCTATTTGGCTTAACCAAGCCAAGCCATCAATGAATACAAAGGTATTTCGTTGATAGGAAAATCGGCTATTACCCACAATTACGCCGGTAATAAAAGTCGCCAAAAATCCGCTACCATTTAAATTCGAGGCTAAACCAAAGGCCAAAACCCCGAATAACATAACAAACACTGGATACAAACCAATCGCCATAAGCGTTACGCGCCTAAACAGCGCAACCGCTAGGCCACCTACCACAGCACCTGTAATGGCTCCCACGCCCATTTGACTAACAAACAATATGGCTAACTCTGTTGCCTTAGTACTGCTGTCTTGAATTAGGGTAATTAGTCCGATTGTGAGAAAAATAGCCATAGGATCGTTTGATGCGCTCTCAAGCTCTAACGTCGCTTTTATCCTAGAGGGGATAGTAATGCCCGCATTGCGCATTACAGAGAAGACAGCTGCGGCGTCAGTAGACCCTACGATTGCGCCAAGAAGCAGACCAAGATAGAGCGGCAAATCTAAAATATACATAGCTGCCACGCCCGTTATGGCGGCTGTACCTACCACACCAAATGATGCCAGTAATGCGGCGGGTTTCCACGCCCGTTTTATAGACTTCTTTGAAGTTTGAAGGCCGCCATCGAACAGGATAAGTATAAGTGCAAAGGTACCAATGGAATGGGCAGCATCGGCATTATCAAAAGAAATGCGACCGATACCATCTTCACCGGCCAGCATGCCCACACCTAAAAAGAGGACCAATACCGGCACGCCAAAACGGGGGGACAGTTTGCTGACCAACACGCCAAATATCGCTAACAAAGCACTGAGTAGAATGATTTGGTCTACAGCAAACACACGTTATCTCCCTTTAACTTAGTAATAACAGTATACAGATGAAATGAGTAAAGCGGTATTTCACCGCTCCACCAATTTCGATTTGAGCGGTTAAGGTATATGTGCCAGCGACGCTTTCACCTCCTCAGAAGTAGGACGAAGTTGAGCCTTCCCTTTTTGCTCTCTACGTTTACCCAGCATGTGAAGTAACGATGAAGTAATAAACAAGGTCGATGAGGTGCCAATAACCACTGCAAATACCATGGGTACGGCAAAACTGCTAACTGCATCTCCCCCTACTAGCGCCATCGGTAGCAAAGCAAGCAGTGTGGTTAGCGAGGTAAATACCGTTCTGCTTAGCGTGCTATTTACCGCTTCGTTGATAATATCGGCCAGGGAACGCTCTGGACTAATGCGCAGCAACTCTCTTACGCGGTCTAACACTACCACTTTATCGTTAATTGAGTATCCTATTAAGGCCAGTAGCGCGGCCACTGCGGTAAGATTAAATTCAATACCGGTTAAGGCAATAAACCCAATGGTTTTAGTTAAATCAAGTAGCACGGTAAGTAAGGCGGCGGTAGCAAAATGCGCTTCAAACTGAAACCACAAATAGGCCAACATTCCACCACCAGCAATAAGCAAAGCTAGAATAGACAAGTCGGCAAAGCCATCACTTACTTTCGGGCCTACAACATCAACCTTGTTGAATATCACGGTACTGTCGGCGTCTTGTATCACCTGTTTTAGCGCTTCGATATTACTACCTTGCGTGGCTACGGTACTGGATCCGGCATTAGCTTCTGCAATAGGTACAGTGTTCGATTGTTCTGATACGGGCGCACGCAATAAGTACTGATTTTCGGCGCCATATTCTTGAATAGCAATGTCTTCAAAATGGTGTTGTTTTAGCACTGTGCGCAATTGTTCAGTAGAAAGTTGAGGCGCAGAAATTTCCATCATGGTACCGCCGGTGAAGTCTACCCCGTATTGCAAGCCAGGTTTAAAGAAGAACGCCATGGAACACAGGGTTAATATCAGTGAAACACTCAAAGCTATCTTTTTAGATTTTAGAAAGTTAAACGGCCCTAATTTATCCGCCATGGTTAACAATGGCGAAGATAAATTGATTGGCTCTCTTTGATGCTTTCTTGTTGCTCGCTGCATAAGCAACTTAGTAAGCGCCACCGAAGTAAACAGTGAAGTTATCAAGCCTATTGCAATAGTGACGGCAAAACCTTTCACTGGTCCACTACCAAAAACAAACAATAAGCTAACGGCAATAAGGGTTGTGAAGTTTGAATCAACAATAGTACCAAACGCCTTATCAAAACCAATTTTCAGGGCACTACCTGCTGGCCTGCCTTTTTTCGTTTCCTCACGAATACGTTCGTTAATGAGGATATTTGCATCTACCGCCATGCCCATAGTGAGTATCAGCCCAGCAATACCAGGCAGAGTAAGTGTGGCGCCAAACAACGTAAGCACACCAAATACCAGCGCCATATTCACCGTAAGCGCAACACTCGCAATTGCGCCCCAGCGACCGTAAATACCCACCATAAAGACTAAAACGCCCAGCGCCCCCGCAATGCCACTTTTTACGCCGGTTTCAATAGCATCGCTACCTAAATCCGGCCCTACAGTGCGCTCTTCAATAATATGCAGCGGTACAGGTAATGCGCCTGTACGTAGCATCAGTGCCACGTCCTGCGCTTCGCTCATGGTAAAGCTACCGGTAATCTCGCCTCTGCCCCCAGGAATAACGCTATTGATAACCGGCGCCGTGACGACCGTGTCATCTAGCACTACCGCTAGCACGCGACCAATATTGTTTTTAGTCATGGTAGCGAATTGTCGAGCGCCATCGTTATCTAAACGAAACGTCACCACGGGTTGGCTGGTTTCAGGGCTAAACACTGCTGCTGCGTCGGTAATATGTTCACCTTCTAGCGCAACATGCTTTTCAAGTAAGTACTGCCTGCCGTTAATGTCAGCCCGAGTAAAGCTCTCGCTATTTTTCACCTGCGTTTGCCAGTGAAAACGCATTTGCGCTGTAGTACCGAGTAAGGCTTTTACACTTGCTGGGTCTGAAATACCGGGCATTTGCACTAAAATAGCATCGCTACCTTGGCGGGTTACACTTGGCTCTGTGAGGCCAGTCTCGTCAAGTCGCTTGCGAACCACTTCAAGGCTGCGATTAATGGCATCTTTTACTACCGCTGCTTGATACTTCTCAGTAAGGGTAAGGTCAATCACATTCCCTTTTTGGCTAATACCTTTTGGAGCAGTGCCCTGCTGCGTTATGCCCTGCTTCGTTATAAGTAGCGCGCTACTACCATCAGATTGCAGCGACACTTCCTTTGCCCGCTGTTTAACTTTGTAGAGGTCATCTGGGTTCGAAAGCGTAAATTGGACTGCCAACGCGTGTTTGGAAGTATGTTTAACATAGCGAATGTTTTGCTCTCTTAAGTCACTAAAAAGCGCAGAGGAGTAGGTATCTAACTGCCGAGCAAACAACGCATCAGTATCGGCTTCTAATAATAAATGTGAGCCACCTTGTAAATCTAAACCAAGCGAAAGCGTGTGTTGGCTGTACCACTGCGGTACATGCTGCTTAAGTGAATCGGGCAACATATTGGGGGCGGCGCTAAGTAAGCCTAGTAAAATAACCAGCGCATACACTAGGCCACGAAATGAAAATCGTGTCATAAAAATCCTGCAATAAACCTTTAAAAAATGAGAAGCACTGCAAGTGCAGCGCGTGATATCAGTAAGGTATTACAGGGAAGAAGGTGGGCCGCGATTCGATATGCCCTTCCAATAAAAGGCAATATATTCAAAGGGACTGCTAAAGATAGCATTCGAGAAATCGACGAGAGCTAAATGATTTTGATATCCAAAGAGAAGTAGATGTTCATCTGAATTATCTAAATCGGCATCTTGCTGTTGACTGTGCTGGGCAAACCCAAAGCGTGTAGCAACAGAAAGGCCGAAGTCGGAAAAGGATATCTGCGGGGTTTGCTCATTAAAAGATGCGGTATCGTTTGCACAATAGGCTGAAAATGGCGCGCTGAACACAAGCACCGACACCACAATAGAAAATACCCACGCGTAAACTGAAGACGCGTAGTTTTTCTGAGAAGGTGAATGATCGTCATTGTGACGTTCAGGCATAAAACGATGCATAAGGGCGGTAGTGATAACTTTCTATTATTCCGTTGCGCTGTATATGGGTACGAAATAGTGAAAAGCAAATAACGGGCATAAATAATGGGGGGCAGTTTTACTTAATAGGAAAATTCCCAGCCGATAATACGAGCCCTCATCATCCCTCGACAAAAATGTGCAAATGAAGTCGACCAACCTTGATCCATACAAAAATCTCCTCTAGACAAGTTAAAAAATATTAATCTCTTTGGCGACTACTTCGGTACAAATTATCTCAACAGGCAGAACAAGGAGAATTTCATGTCATCAACATCAACAGTCTTATCAGAATTATGTCATTTGGATTTTGACGCCCTAGCGGCTTATGAGGCCTCTCTTGAACGTATTGAAGATGCAAGTCTTAAAGACACTATCGCCACGTTCAGAGACGATCATAAAGCTCATATCGACGCTCTTAACACCATGTTGGTTCAAAGAGGTGAAGATAAAGTTACCGAGGCTGACTTTAAGAAAGTGCTAACCAAAGGCAAAGTGGTGATAGCTGGGCTTATTAATGACAAAGCTATCTTAAAAGCGATGGTAGTGAACGAAGAAGTTACCACCAAAGCTTATGAAAAAGCCTTAGATCATGATGGCTTTTCTGCAGCAGAGCGAGTCGCAATTGAAGGGCATTGGGCCGATGAAAAGCGTCACAAGCATTGGTTTTCTGAAGCGGCGAAACGCGAATAAATAAATTAATGGGGTCAGTGTAAGTTAAACCTAAAAGCACACTGACCCTTTTCGTTGTCAACAGCCACGTGAAGGAATACATCATGTTTAGCGCCATCCCTACCCTAGATTTACTGCTAAAAGGCTTACTGTTAACCACCATGGGGATGTTCTGGGTGGTGCTGCTGGTACGCGTGAATGGGTTGCGTTCCTTTTCTAAAATGACCAATTTTGATTTTGTGATGACAGTAGCAGTAGGTTCATTGCTAGCAAGTGCGTCTCAAACTAATAGTTGGAGCGCGTTTTTTCAGGCAATGATTGCTATGGCAGCATTGTTCTTAGTGCAGTTCGTCACTGCCCGATTGCGCAGACGTTCCGATAAAATTGAAGCACTTATGCAGAATACCCCTGTTATATTGATGCGCGACGGTGAAATTATCGATTCTGCGCTAGCCGAAACGCGGGTCGCCCGTAGCGATCTCATGGCAAAGCTTCGAGAGGCGAACGTGCTTAACATGCAGCAAGTGAGAGCGGTAGTACTGGAAACCACCGGCGACATTTCTGTGCTTCACGGCAACCATTGTGCAGATGACATGCTAGAAGGCACTAAAACTATTGGTCATCGATGATTCTTAGTGTAAATCTGAACTGCTGTTTTTATAGGATTGGCACACTACAATTCATTGTGCTTCCCTGCTTTCTATATTCATTTGGCATTTGCCCTGAAATAGCTTTAAACACCCGATTGAATGTTGCTAAGGACGAGAACCCACTCTCCAATACTATTACCAAAATGCTCCATTGCTGGCATTCGTTGCTTCGTAATAATTGCTTAGCGTGTTTTACCCTGAACTGATTTACGAAAAGGTTGAAGTTGGCAGTAGCAAAATAGCCTCTGATGACCTTGCTTACTTTGTATTCCGACGTGTTCAACGCTTGCGCTAAATGAGCAATTTTTAAGTTTGGCTGCAGGAATATTTGTTCTTGATGAATTAACCTATTTATTCCTTTCACTATAGACATATCAATGGCTTCATCTTGTTGTATTGCACCGCCCTCACTGCAAGTGCTAGTGAGACAAGAAGAATCAGACATGCCGCCATTTAATGATTGACTAGCTGTGTCAGCGTTAACTTGATTTCGTGGTTCATTCTGTTGTTGTTTTTTTATTTGGCCGCTAAGTCGAACACTCATTTTTTGCGCGTGAACCACGTACTGAATAGCGCCAAGAATTAGCATTGCCGAAGAACATATTAACCAGGGTGCGTAATATTCAATTTCTGAGGGCGTGAATAGAAACTTAGGTAATATTGAAGAATTAAATAAGCCTAGGAAAAAGGCAGTGGCAAAAACAATCGACTGGCGCTTTTGTGTGGTATTTTTGTTCTCGAACCCGCGTAGAGCTTCCCAAAAAGACAACGCTAAAATGCTTGATGAAAGCAAAGTCGTAATTTCATTCATTCCCTGTTTAAGTTTAAGCATCTGTGCTTGGTTTAGCAGGTGTGGAATATCGCTCGATACTACTAAGTGCCACGTTTGATTAAATATCACTAATCCTGCAATCACAAATGCGACTGCAAAGTGCCTACGACTTAAGGGGTTGTGTTCTCGAAATAACGTTCTTGCAATTAACCAAACCACATTGCATGTCGCACAGGTTGCTAGCCCAATAACATATTGATATACACCAAGGGTGTCAGCACTCAATTTCTGCGTGGCCATCATACAAAGCGATGCACTAAATATGGCAACTAAATAGTTTACCGATTGCTTATCTTTTTTAAGTGCATGAGTAAGCATTGTGCTCAAACTACAGCACACTAAAAGGTAATAAGGTAACTCGTTATGCCATGCCACAGGGGTTCTACGCCTTAATATATAGCTCTGCCCTCAGTGTAAGAAGAATCACCGCCAAGCACAAAAGAACTTTGTTAAGGAGTATGTCAAAAGCCCCAACTTAAGGTATTCATTTTTCGAATTTGAGAAGAATGAGCCCTGACGTGGTCAACCAAAATCACACAACCCAGTTAAGCCGCTTTTTGTAAGTTAGCCATGTCAGCCTCATATTGATTTGGACTCTTGTAATCCAGATATGAGTGCATTCGCTGACTGTTATAAAACATAGTGATGTATTGCAGAATATCCTGCTGGGCAGCACGGCGACTCTGGTAGTGACGCCACTGCACTCGCTCTTGTTTCAATGTGCCGAAGAAGCTTTCTACGACGGCATTGTCCCAACAATCACCTTTCCTGCTCATGCTACCTGTTACCTTGTATTGCGTCAGTAACTGTCTAAATTGTCGGCTTGCGTATTGAGAGCCGCGATCCGAATGATGTATCAGGCCCACTTTAGGTTTACGTTGCCACAAAGCCATCGTTAAGGCATCACACACAAGCTGGGCATTCATCCGCGATGCCATACTCCAGCCCACGATTTTTCGTGAGAATAAGTCAATCACTACGGCCAGATACAGCCAGCCTTCTTGCGTCCAGATGTAGGTAATGTCAGAGACATACGCCTGGTCTGGCTTTTGAGCATCAAAGTCGCGTGACAGCACGTTATCGAAGACAGGTTGCTGATGGTCGCTGTTAGTCGTGACTTTGTATTTTCTACGTCGTCTGACGCTCACTCCAGCTTCTTTCATCAAGGCTCTCGTTCGCTGTTTTCCAACCGGATAACCAAGCGAATTCAACGCGCGTTTCATACGTCTTACGCCATAGGTAAAGTCACTGGCATCTGCTACTTTCTGTACCCACTCAATTAACTCATCATGTTGCGGATCCGGTTCAATGTGTTCCTTGCGTCGCACGGCACTATAGTAATTACAGCGACTGACACCAAGAATCTCGCACATCAGGCTAATCGGCCAGGTCTTCTTATGTTGGGTGATGAAACCGTATTTTACTTGGTTTCTTTGGCAAAGAAGACCGTTGCCTTTTTTAAGATCTCTTTCTCCATTTTCAGGCGCTTATTCTCTGCTCGCAGTTGGCGAATTTCTTCCTGCTCGGGCGTCAACTTACCATTGCCACGAAATGCGTGAGCCCCTTCTGATTCTTGCTCTTTAAGCCAGCGGCCTAACATATTGGCACTGATACCAAGACTGCGAGCAGCCTCAGTAATCTTGTAATTTTGTTCTGTAACCAGACTCACCGCATCCAGTTTGAATTCTTTCGAGTAGCTTTTTCGGGTTTTCATATACACTCCAGTTGAGATAATTATCTCTTAACTGGGTGTGTGAATCTATTGGAGCACGTCACCCTTATTTTCTATACGATAGAGGGACATTAGAGGGCAAAGCATTTATTCAAGAGGCAAAGATATGTTGGCGAAAAGTACCTTAGCACCGGTTTCTCTTAAACCTGACCCCCCAACTCCCGATCCACTAACACCCACTACTGCGACACCCACTAGCTTATCAGCCGCATCGAAACTTTATGAGGCGAGTCAGAAAATAGCATTTTCTTGTTTGCTCATCGCACAAGCTTTTTTTGTTAGTTATCTGATTGCAGGCTATGGCTTTACAGTTGTGACTGTTGGAGTATCTCAATGGAATCGCTTTAATAGCACGGCCTATGTTGCGGGCGACTCACTTGGCAATGGGATGTACGCCGCGCATGTTTTATTGGCGATAGTAATGATTATTGGCGGAAGCTTGCAGCTAGTACCAGCCATTAGGCGTAACTATAAAACGTTTCACAAATACAATGGCCGGCTTTTTGTCACCCTTGCGTGCAGTATCTCGCTAGCGGGCATGTATCTCCTGTTATCTCGGGGTACCGTTGGGAATCCTTTACTACATGGGTTAACGGCTTTTTCAGGCGTGATGGTGATTGTAAGTAGTTTCTTTGCGATTCGTGCCATAAGAAACGCTAACGTGACGCTACATCAAAGGTGGGCGCTACATTTGTTTTTAGCCGCCAATGGCGTGCTCTTTTTTAGGTTATTCATATTCGCTTGGATGACACTTTTTGGCACTCTTGGCATTAATACTGCCGACTTTACTGGCCCTGCCGTAATAAGTGTCAGTGTGCTGTCTTACGTAGCCCCTCATATTATTGCGCAGTTAATTTGGGTGGTTAAAGTGACTGCTACTGGCAATACCAATCGAGTATCCCTACTCAAAAACCTAATAAGCGTAACGCTGCTTGTTGTCTCTGCTGTGTTTATTATTGGTCTTTTTGGCTTAACATTAGGGAGTTGGTATCCCGCCGTTGTCGCGTAGTTTTCATCTTAAAATCAGTCCGAGCCATTTATACTTTTGCCAAGTCTATCCAAACGAAAAAGCCCTCAATCATAGAGGGCTTTTAAAGAGTCGATCGTTGAACATCTAGTGTTCATCGTAAATTAGTTGTTTAATGCGATCCCATTAAATCAATGTGTTCAGAGTATCGTGTTTTTAGCGAAGTTTTTTAACAAAAAGAAAAATAGCTAATCTTTTTACTGCATTCTACATAGCAGTCTTAGTTTTTTTCGTGGATGCCCTATCTGTATCAATATCTCTCATCCTTAACGAGTGAAGCGCCATCCCCACCTGCAATTTTCAAAATTTCACAAACTAAGCGAAAGTGTTTACTGGATATCCCTTCAACAATAAAACCGTTACTATGCTCGT
The nucleotide sequence above comes from Alteromonas naphthalenivorans. Encoded proteins:
- a CDS encoding DUF2306 domain-containing protein, giving the protein MLAKSTLAPVSLKPDPPTPDPLTPTTATPTSLSAASKLYEASQKIAFSCLLIAQAFFVSYLIAGYGFTVVTVGVSQWNRFNSTAYVAGDSLGNGMYAAHVLLAIVMIIGGSLQLVPAIRRNYKTFHKYNGRLFVTLACSISLAGMYLLLSRGTVGNPLLHGLTAFSGVMVIVSSFFAIRAIRNANVTLHQRWALHLFLAANGVLFFRLFIFAWMTLFGTLGINTADFTGPAVISVSVLSYVAPHIIAQLIWVVKVTATGNTNRVSLLKNLISVTLLVVSAVFIIGLFGLTLGSWYPAVVA